The Coffea eugenioides isolate CCC68of chromosome 8, Ceug_1.0, whole genome shotgun sequence genome has a segment encoding these proteins:
- the LOC113780774 gene encoding pathogen-related protein-like, which translates to MCCCKLHCPRNSGLMIQLKKLSALKVFKTTFPCGFALEILHVYSRLPVIVYKFRHWGFMEGPFKGNSPTREMVEFSGIGIFEVQFFYDPGQLLEGLLKEKPSDEYKIKALSTCPFLLQQSNLDK; encoded by the exons ATGTGCTGTTGCAAACTGCATTGCCCAAGGAATTCCGGGCTTATGATCCAGCTAAAGAAACTATCAGCTCTCAAGGTTTTCAAGACTACATTTCCATGTGGATTCGCTTTGGAGATCCTTCACGTATATTCAAGGCTGCCGGTGATAGTATACAAGTTCAGGCATTGGGGTTTCATGGAAGGTCCTTTTAAAGGAAATTCCCCAACTAGAGAAATGGTTGAATTTTCTGGGATCGGCATTTTTGAG GTGCAGTTCTTCTACGACCCTGGACAACTACTTGAAGGCCTTCTGAAGGAAAAACCATCAGATGAATATAAGATTAAGGCACTTTCTACCTGCCCATTTTTGCTACAGCAGAGTAACTTAGACAAATGA
- the LOC113780775 gene encoding uncharacterized protein LOC113780775 has translation MGIKWMFVLMLQISLAVIGRGVLEKSSSSKQNFGPKFAVKCIQSEDGDVIDCIDIYKQPAFKHPSLRNHKIQMTPAYDPTMVTKNENETLEPFRNGREKDLHVDATPQLWQRSRSCPEGTIPIRRMPNNSESKETSVDDHLRKKPRIIPDPFMESKNTYLLEINRSLAILHAEGFAYYGGKGDIKVWNPSVELDDEYTTSQVALKSGPRKQYEAIESGWAVNPSVYGDRQTRLFTYWTVDGSVKTGCFDATCPGFVQVSKDIALGAAIYPISNPTGLPSQITIFIFKDPNTGNWWVNYGEKVNIGYWPKELFNFLSYHAVTVQWGGEVYSTRVGTHPHTATQMGSGQYSDWVSGNSGYIKRMRVIESFGALRFPDWVNSYADEYDCYDTFYISESMADPEFYYGGPGRNYRCP, from the exons ATGGGGATCAAATGGATGTTTGTCCTAATGCTGCAAATCAGTTTGGCCGTAATAGGTAGGGGAGTTTTAGAGAAGAGCTCCAGCTCAAAGCAGAACTTTGGTCCTAAGTTTGCAGTAAAATGCATTCAG aGTGAAGATGGGGATGTAATCGACTGCATTGACATCTACAAGCAACCTGCTTTCAAGCATCCATCCCTGAGAAATCACAAAATCCAG ATGACACCAGCTTATGATCCAACAATGgtgacaaaaaatgaaaatgaaactttGGAACCATTTAGAAATGGAAGAGAAAAGGACTTACACGTTGATGCCACGCCACAGCTATGGCAGAGAAGTAGAAGCTGTCCTGAAGGGACTATTCCCATCAGGAGAATGCCAAATAATAGCGAAAGCAAAGAAACTTCAGTTGATGATCATCTAAGAAAGAAACCAAGAATCATCCCTGATCCGTTCATGGAGAGCAAGAATACATACCTTCTAGAAATAAATCGCTCA TTGGCAATATTGCACGCCGAGGGATTTGCATATTATGGAGGCAAAGGAGATATTAAGGTCTGGAATCCTTCTGTTGAACTAGATGATGAGTACACTACTTCTCAGGTTGCTCTCAAAAGTGGCCCTCGAAAGCAGTATGAAGCCATTGAATCAGGGTGGGCC GTGAATCCAAGTGTCTACGGGGACAGACAAACTAGACTCTTTACATATTGGACG GTTGATGGTTCTGTCAAAACTGGTTGCTTTGATGCTACTTGCCCTGGTTTTGTACAAGTCAGCAAGGATATAGCACTTGGTGCTGCTATATATCCCATATCAAATCCTACTGGACTTCCATCTCAGATAACTATTTTTATCTTTAAG GATCCAAATACCGGCAACTGGTGGGTAAATTATGGAGAGAAAGTCAATATAGGATATTGGCCTAAGGAACTctttaatttcttatcttaCCATGCTGTAACTGTTCAATGGGGTGGTGAAGTTTACAGCACCAGAGTTGGAACTCATCCTCATACTGCAACGCAAATGGGCAGCGGACAATACTCTGACTGGGTATCCGGCAACTCGGGCTACATAAAGAGGATGCGTGTTATTGAAAGTTTTGGAGCTCTAAGATTCCCTGATTGGGTCAATTCTTATGCTGATGAGTACGATTGTTATGATACATTTTATATCAGTGAATCTATGGCAGATCCTGAGTTTTATTATGGAGGGCCTGGCAGAAATTACCGGTGCCCTTAA
- the LOC113780776 gene encoding uncharacterized protein LOC113780776: MGIKLMSILMLQVTLVAISRGVPRNGSSSKQNFGPKFAVKSIQSEDGDVIDCIGIHNQPAFNHPALRNHKIQMRPTYDPIMVTKNEKETWEASDHKGNKDLYITTTAQIWHKSGSCPEGTIPIRRVPRKNKSKVTTVDDHARKKPTISPYQFKDDKSMNLLRANHSLAILHTEGYAYFGAKGDIKVCYPSVELDDEYTTSQVALKSGPYNQYEAIESGWAVNPSVYGDRQTRFFTYWTIDASVETGCFDATCPGFVQISKDVALGAAIYPISKPNELPYQITIFIFKDPFTGNWWVNYGEKVYIGYWPGELFDKLSFSAETVQWGGEVYSARVGTSPHTATQMGNGQYADRHAGTIRRMRVVQNSQVIKFPDWVNSYTDEYNCYDARYRWEFLPEPEFYYGGPGRSYMCP, from the exons ATGGGGATCAAGTTGATGTCTATCCTAATGCTGCAAGTCACATTGGTAGCAATAAGCAGAGGGGTCCCAAGGAATGGCTCCAGCTCGAAACAGAATTTTGGTCCCAAGTTTGCAGTGAAAAGCATTCAG AGTGAAGATGGGGATGTAATTGATTGCATTGGCATTCACAACCAACCTGCTTTTAATCATCCTGCGTTGAGAAATCACAAAATCCAG ATGAGACCAACCTATGATCCAATAATGGtgacaaaaaatgaaaaggaaaccTGGGAAGCATCTGATCATAAAGGAAACAAAGACTTGTATATTACCACTACAGCACAGATATGGCATAAAAGTGGAAGCTGCCCCGAAGGGACAATTCCCATCAGGAGGGTgccaaggaaaaacaaaagcaaagtaACTACAGTCGATGATCATGCAAGAAAAAAACCGACTATCTCCCCTTACCAGTTTAAAGACGACAAAAGTATGAACCTTCTACGAGCAAACCACTCG TTGGCAATACTGCACACTGAGGGATATGCATATTTTGGAGCCAAAGGAGATATTAAGGTCTGTTATCCTTCTGTGGAACTGGATGACGAGTACACTACTTCTCAGGTTGCTCTCAAAAGCGGCCCTTACAACCAGTATGAAGCCATAGAATCAGGATGGGCG GTGAATCCAAGTGTTTATGGGGACAGACAAACAAGATTTTTTACATATTGGACG ATTGATGCTTCAGTAGAAACCGGTTGCTTTGATGCTACTTGCCCTGGTTTTGTACAAATTAGCAAGGATGTAGCACTTGGTGCTGCAATATATCCCATATCAAAGCCTAATGAACTTCCATATCAAATAACTATCTTCATCTTTAAG GACCCATTTACTGGCAACTGGTGGGTTAATTATGGAGAGAAGGTTTACATAGGATATTGGCCTGGTGAACTCTTTGACAAGTTGTCTTTCAGTGCTGAAACTGTTCAATGGGGCGGCGAAGTTTACAGTGCCAGAGTTGGAACTTCTCCTCACACTGCAACACAAATGGGCAACGGGCAATATGCTGACAGGCATGCAGGAACCATAAGAAGGATGCGCGTTGTTCAGAATTCTCAAGTTATAAAATTCCCAGATTGGGTTAATTCTTATACCGATGAGTATAATTGTTATGATGCACGCTATAGATGGGAATTTTTGCCAGAACCTGAGTTTTATTATGGAGGGCCTGGTAGAAGTTACATGTGCCCTTAG
- the LOC113780777 gene encoding uncharacterized protein LOC113780777, with product MEIKLMTILLIEVTLAIISHEALANGFLSRPNSQEAASSNNHRNTNAVKSIRSEDGDIIDCIDIYKQPAFNHPALKNHKIQMKPSYVPTKDITSYKANTAKTSKQRKGEVPIALTTQLWHRSGSCPEGTVPIRRMQKKSPYEARKPSFFQHSKKFNISTPRAKGDIYVWNPRVELDDEFSTSQVALKSGSHNNFEAVEAGWAVNPGLYKDRQTRFFVYWTDDSSRETGCFDQFCPGFVQVNKGIALGAALLPNSTRGQLAVPMIVYIFKDLKTNNWWINYGEKTNVGYWPAELFTSLNHYAQTVQWGGEVYSANLETFGTRPHTATQMGSGEYGYPHYDVGVIKRIRVLDNSLALKYPEFTASFSDEYDCYSYQLFRGRLDPEFYYGGPGRNWKCP from the exons ATGGAGATCAAACTGATGACCATTTTGTTAATAGAAGTGACTTTAGCAATAATAAGCCATGAAGCTTTGGCAAATGGCTTCCTTTCCAGGCCGAACTCCCAGGAAGCTGCAAGCAGTAATAATCACCGCAACACCAATGCAGTTAAAAGCATTCGG AGTGAAGATGGTGATATCATTGATTGCATCGACATCTATAAGCAGCCAGCTTTTAACCATCCTGCTCTAAAAAATCACAAGATCCAG ATGAAACCAAGTTATGTTCCAACAAAGGACATAACTTCCTACAAAGCAAATACAGCTAAAACATCtaaacaaagaaaaggagagGTTCCCATTGCTTTGACAACACAACTGTGGCACAGAAGTGGAAGCTGTCCTGAGGGGACGGTTCCGATTAGGAGAATGCAGAAGAAGAGCCCATATGAAGCAAGGAAGCCTAGCTTCTTCCAGCATAGCAAAAAATTCAACATCAGCACGCCAA GGGCCAAGGGAGATATTTATGTCTGGAATCCTCGAGTTGAATTGGATGATGAGTTCAGTACTTCTCAAGTTGCTCTCAAAAGTGGCTCTCACAACAATTTTGAAGCAGTTGAAGCAGGATGGGCG GTTAATCCAGGGCTCTATAAGGACAGGCAGACAAGATTTTTTGTGTATTGGACA GATGATTCTTCAAGAGAAACTGGATGCTTTGATCAATTTTGTCCTGGTTTCGTACAAGTCAACAAGGGGATAGCACTTGGTGCTGCACTCCTTCCCAACTCGACCCGTGGTCAACTGGCAGTCCCCATGATTGTCTACATTTTTAAG gaTCTAAAAACAAACAACTGGTGGATAAATTATGGAGAGAAAACTAATGTAGGATATTGGCCTGCTGAACTCTTTACTTCGTTAAATCATTATGCTCAAACTGTTCAATGGGGTGGTGAAGTATACAGCGCCAATCTTGAGACGTTTGGGACTCGTCCACACACCGCAACACAAATGGGAAGTGGGGAATATGGTTACCCACACTACGACGTGGGAGTAATAAAGAGAATTCGGGTTCTTGATAATTCCCTGGCGTTGAAGTACCCAGAATTCACAGCATCCTTCTCGGATGAGTATGATTGTTATAGTTACCAGCTTTTTAGGGGGCGCCTGGATCCTGAGTTCTATTATGGAGGACCTGGAAGAAATTGGAAGTGCCCTTAG